Proteins encoded in a region of the Panicum hallii strain FIL2 chromosome 3, PHallii_v3.1, whole genome shotgun sequence genome:
- the LOC112887638 gene encoding uncharacterized protein LOC112887638 isoform X1, whose product MGGGGDITPTSIPSSPSCSSEVPPEFAEYVAISPVCDDEASDECCDCDDAEVEALYFGRRLQDRLREAKDFIRRYKPGDCIEGAGGTKAGDYILPEIATLLLVGPRGAGKSTLVNRITRVFDKDDDPFAPDRAQVSRNSKSYGTLLLWEYPIPRNSTAICIYDTQSLSSNQQNNFKMLQQWMTKGISHAETTMCFSRDTDEGNKTKHIKPLGRQFSFLSCKTRKVNFVIFVVDGVSILDGIESNKKGYIDILHETFMYPFLSIGDDKPVVVVTHGDRLSMLQRAHVQNELAEVLGIPVQQIFDIPGSDDYQTDLAILDMLRYCIQHAEQNLPIKLNYLLEVRGRETLKNAAERLMALDAVIEATIIFLCIMILLLRFSDKLLQL is encoded by the exons atgggcggcggcggcgacatcACCCCCACCAGTATCCCCTCCTCACCGTCTTGCTCGTCGGAGGTTCCTCCTG AGTTCGCCGAGTACGTGGCCATCTCGCCGGTTTGCGACGACGAAGCATCCGATGAGTGCTGTGACTGCGACGACGCCGAGGTGGAGGCTCTCTACTTCGGCCGCCGGCTGCAGGACCGCCTGCGGGAGGCGAAAGACTTCATCAGGAG GTATAAGCCTGGGGATTGCATTGAGGGAGCTGGCGGCACAAAAGCTGGGGATTATATCTTGCCCGAGATCGCTACACTACTGTTAGTGGGCCCTAGAGGTGCAGGCAAGAGTACACTTGTGAACCGAATTACAAGGGTCTTTGACAAGGATGATgatccttttgcaccagatCGAGCGCAGGTGTCAC GAAATTCAAAATCATATGGTACACTTCTTCTTTGGGAGTACCCAATTCCGAGGAATTCAACTGCTATATGTATTTATGATACACAGAGCTTGTCAAGCAATCAACAGAATAATTTCAAGATGCTGCAGCAGTGGATGACAAAGGGAATCAGCCATGCGGAGACAACGATGTG TTTTAGCAGGGATACTGATGAAGGCAATAAGACTAAGCATATCAAACCATTGGGGAGACAATTCAGTTTTCTTAGTTGCAAAACCAGGAAGGTCAACTTTGTTATATTTGTTGTTGATGGTGTTTCTATCCTTGATGGAATTGAAAGCAACAAGAAAGGATATATTGACATACTGCACGAAACATTTATGTATCCATTTTTATCAATTGGAG ATGACAAACCTGTTGTTGTGGTCACACATGGTGATAGACTATCGATGCTCCAGCGCGCACATGTTCAAAACGAGTTAGCAGAAGTACTTGGCATTCCTGTCCAGCAAATTTTTGATATACCAG GATCTGATGATTACCAAACTGATCTGGCTATATTGGATATGCTACGTTACTGTATCCAACATGCAGAGCAGAACCTCCCCATTAAATTGAATTATCTTTTAGAG GTGCGTGGGCGTGAAACTTTGAAGAACGCAGCAGAGCGGTTGATGGCCTTAGATGCAGTCATCGAAGCCACCATTATTTTCCTCTGCATCATGATCCTTCTGCTTCGATTTTCAGATAAATTGCTGCAATTGTAG
- the LOC112887638 gene encoding uncharacterized protein LOC112887638 isoform X2, producing the protein MGGGGDITPTSIPSSPSCSSEVPPEFAEYVAISPVCDDEASDECCDCDDAEVEALYFGRRLQDRLREAKDFIRRYKPGDCIEGAGGTKAGDYILPEIATLLLVGPRGAGKSTLVNRITRVFDKDDDPFAPDRAQVSRNSKSYGTLLLWEYPIPRNSTAICIYDTQSLSSNQQNNFKMLQQWMTKGISHAETTMCFSRDTDEGNKTKHIKPLGRQFSFLSCKTRKVNFVIFVVDGVSILDGIESNKKGYIDILHETFMYPFLSIGDDKPVVVVTHGDRLSMLQRAHVQNELAEVLGIPVQQIFDIPGSDDYQTDLAILDMLRYCIQHAEQNLPIKLNYLLE; encoded by the exons atgggcggcggcggcgacatcACCCCCACCAGTATCCCCTCCTCACCGTCTTGCTCGTCGGAGGTTCCTCCTG AGTTCGCCGAGTACGTGGCCATCTCGCCGGTTTGCGACGACGAAGCATCCGATGAGTGCTGTGACTGCGACGACGCCGAGGTGGAGGCTCTCTACTTCGGCCGCCGGCTGCAGGACCGCCTGCGGGAGGCGAAAGACTTCATCAGGAG GTATAAGCCTGGGGATTGCATTGAGGGAGCTGGCGGCACAAAAGCTGGGGATTATATCTTGCCCGAGATCGCTACACTACTGTTAGTGGGCCCTAGAGGTGCAGGCAAGAGTACACTTGTGAACCGAATTACAAGGGTCTTTGACAAGGATGATgatccttttgcaccagatCGAGCGCAGGTGTCAC GAAATTCAAAATCATATGGTACACTTCTTCTTTGGGAGTACCCAATTCCGAGGAATTCAACTGCTATATGTATTTATGATACACAGAGCTTGTCAAGCAATCAACAGAATAATTTCAAGATGCTGCAGCAGTGGATGACAAAGGGAATCAGCCATGCGGAGACAACGATGTG TTTTAGCAGGGATACTGATGAAGGCAATAAGACTAAGCATATCAAACCATTGGGGAGACAATTCAGTTTTCTTAGTTGCAAAACCAGGAAGGTCAACTTTGTTATATTTGTTGTTGATGGTGTTTCTATCCTTGATGGAATTGAAAGCAACAAGAAAGGATATATTGACATACTGCACGAAACATTTATGTATCCATTTTTATCAATTGGAG ATGACAAACCTGTTGTTGTGGTCACACATGGTGATAGACTATCGATGCTCCAGCGCGCACATGTTCAAAACGAGTTAGCAGAAGTACTTGGCATTCCTGTCCAGCAAATTTTTGATATACCAG GATCTGATGATTACCAAACTGATCTGGCTATATTGGATATGCTACGTTACTGTATCCAACATGCAGAGCAGAACCTCCCCATTAAATTGAATTATCTTTTAGAG TAG
- the LOC112887638 gene encoding uncharacterized protein LOC112887638 isoform X3: MSRYKPGDCIEGAGGTKAGDYILPEIATLLLVGPRGAGKSTLVNRITRVFDKDDDPFAPDRAQVSRNSKSYGTLLLWEYPIPRNSTAICIYDTQSLSSNQQNNFKMLQQWMTKGISHAETTMCFSRDTDEGNKTKHIKPLGRQFSFLSCKTRKVNFVIFVVDGVSILDGIESNKKGYIDILHETFMYPFLSIGDDKPVVVVTHGDRLSMLQRAHVQNELAEVLGIPVQQIFDIPGSDDYQTDLAILDMLRYCIQHAEQNLPIKLNYLLEVRGRETLKNAAERLMALDAVIEATIIFLCIMILLLRFSDKLLQL, encoded by the exons ATGAGCAGGTATAAGCCTGGGGATTGCATTGAGGGAGCTGGCGGCACAAAAGCTGGGGATTATATCTTGCCCGAGATCGCTACACTACTGTTAGTGGGCCCTAGAGGTGCAGGCAAGAGTACACTTGTGAACCGAATTACAAGGGTCTTTGACAAGGATGATgatccttttgcaccagatCGAGCGCAGGTGTCAC GAAATTCAAAATCATATGGTACACTTCTTCTTTGGGAGTACCCAATTCCGAGGAATTCAACTGCTATATGTATTTATGATACACAGAGCTTGTCAAGCAATCAACAGAATAATTTCAAGATGCTGCAGCAGTGGATGACAAAGGGAATCAGCCATGCGGAGACAACGATGTG TTTTAGCAGGGATACTGATGAAGGCAATAAGACTAAGCATATCAAACCATTGGGGAGACAATTCAGTTTTCTTAGTTGCAAAACCAGGAAGGTCAACTTTGTTATATTTGTTGTTGATGGTGTTTCTATCCTTGATGGAATTGAAAGCAACAAGAAAGGATATATTGACATACTGCACGAAACATTTATGTATCCATTTTTATCAATTGGAG ATGACAAACCTGTTGTTGTGGTCACACATGGTGATAGACTATCGATGCTCCAGCGCGCACATGTTCAAAACGAGTTAGCAGAAGTACTTGGCATTCCTGTCCAGCAAATTTTTGATATACCAG GATCTGATGATTACCAAACTGATCTGGCTATATTGGATATGCTACGTTACTGTATCCAACATGCAGAGCAGAACCTCCCCATTAAATTGAATTATCTTTTAGAG GTGCGTGGGCGTGAAACTTTGAAGAACGCAGCAGAGCGGTTGATGGCCTTAGATGCAGTCATCGAAGCCACCATTATTTTCCTCTGCATCATGATCCTTCTGCTTCGATTTTCAGATAAATTGCTGCAATTGTAG
- the LOC112887910 gene encoding putative pentatricopeptide repeat-containing protein At1g19290 yields the protein MLPPPPTALLLRRGIHSTFVPTPADAATDTTLLGRLTRLLLLHRFSAAARLLSSSAPLTPALLHSALSRVRLDPDAALHLFRLAPSRPSLLAHAQLLHILARARRSADARALLASLLSAQPPAPPLFPHLVEVYKDFTFSAASFDLLLRALANAGHLDGALKVFDEMTKLGCRPTVRSCNSMLNKLTEAGDLGTVMSVFEQMQRAGTLPDEFTVAIMAKAYSRDRWVAHAVEFVEEMKKMGVEVNLVAYHAVMNGYCEVGRTEDARRVFESLPSRGLSPNVVTYTLLVKGYCKEDKVEEAEGIIREIRENKQISVDEVAYGAVINGYCRRGRMEDAARLQNEMTNVGLQVNLFVYNTVINGYCKLGRMVEAHKVLHEMEDAGVMPDTYSYNSLVDGYCRKGLMSNAFEICDTMVRNGFAVTTVTYNALLKGFCLLGSIDDALRLWFFMLKRGIAPDEISCSTMVDGFFEAGKTQKALNLWKETFARGLAKNTTTFNTVINGLCNNGRMHEAEELLGCMKEWRCSPDIITYRTIVSGYCKTGDMDRAIRVMHEMESLGFAPSIELFNSLITGLFIAKQCGKVNDILFEMSKRGLSPNTVTYGALIAGWCKEGDLQKAYNLYLEMAGKGLTPNLFICSSLVSWFYRKGKVDEANMVLQKLVESDMIPDITATRLETGKIANVLDTVAGGNRHSAKIMWNIVIFGLCKLGRIEDAKNLFADLKSKGFVADTFTYSSLIHGCSTSGFFDVAFDLRDEMLSVGLTPNIITYNSLIYGLCKSGELSRAVNLFRKLQSKGISPNAITYNTLIDKYCKDGHITEAFKLKQRMIEDGIKPTVFTYSILIHGLCTQGYMEEAIKLLDQMIENNVDPNYVTYWTLIQGYIRCGNMKEISKLYDEMHIRGLLPAYVAGDVKQASPVERNQNGKTCHVKMYC from the coding sequence AtgctgccgccgcctccgaCCGCTCTACTCCTCCGCCGCGGCATCCACTCCACCTTCGTGCCCACTCCGGCCGACGCCGCCACAGATACCACCCTCCTGGGCCGCCTCAcccgccttctcctcctccatcgcttctccgccgccgcacgcctcctctcctcctccgcccccctcACCCCTGCACTCCTCCATTCGGCCCTGAGCCGGGTCCGCCTCGACCCCGACGCCGCGCTGCATCTCTTCCGCCTGGCCCCGTCCCGCCCATCGCTCCTCGCGCACGCCCAGCTGCTCCACATCCTGGCCCGCGCTCGCCGCTCCGCCGACGCCCGCGCCCTCCTGGCTTCCCTCCTCTCCGCGCAGCCTCCGGCCCCGCCCCTCTTTCCGCACCTCGTCGAGGTCTACAAGGACTTCACCTTCTCCGCGGCCTCCTTCGACCTGCTCCTGCGCGCACTCGCCAACGCTGGCCACCTGGATGGCGCCCTCAAGGTGTTTGACGAAATGACGAAGCTCGGGTGCCGCCCCACAGTGCGGTCCTGCAACAGCATGCTCAACAAGCTAACGGAGGCTGGGGACCTGGGCACCGTGATGTCTGTGTTTGAGCAGATGCAGCGTGCTGGGACTCTGCCAGACGAATTCACGGTGGCGATCATGGCGAAGGCGTACTCCAGGGATAGGTGGGTGGCACATGCTGTGGAGTTTGTGGAGGAGATGAAGAAGATGGGTGTTGAGGTGAACCTGGTGGCCTATCATGCGGTGATGAATGGGTACTGTGAGGTTGGACGGACCGAGGATGCAAGAAGGGTATTTGAGTCACTGCCCAGCAGGGGTTTATCACCAAATGTAGTGACATATACCTTGCTCGTGAAGGGATACTGTAAAGAAGATAAGGTGGAGGAGGCTGAGGGTATCATAAGGGAGATTAGGGAAAATAAGCAGATTTCTGTTGATGAAGTTGCCTATGGTGCAGTGATCAATGGCTACTGCCGAAGGGGACGAATGGAGGATGCAGCTAGATTACAGAATGAGATGACTAATGTTGGGCTCCAGGTAAATTTGTTTGTCTATAACACAGTCATTAATGGCTACTGCAAGTTGGGCAGAATGGTAGAAGCACATAAGGTTTTGCATGAAATGGAAGATGCTGGTGTGATGCCAGACACATACAGTTACAATAGTCTAGTTGATGGGTATTGCAGAAAGGGTTTGATGAGCAATGCTTTTGAAATTTGTGATACGATGGTAAGGAATGGATTCGCAGTGACGACAGTAACATATAATGCACTTTTGAAAGGTTTTTGCTTACTTGGCTCTATTGACGATGCACTTAGACTCTGGTTTTTTATGTTGAAGAGGGGTATTGCACCTGATGAGATTAGTTGTAGCACCATGGTTGATGGTTTTTTTGAGGCAGGTAAAACTCAGAAGGCCTTGAACCTTTGGAAGGAAACCTTCGCAAGGGGATTAGCAAAAAACACAACTACATTTAATACGGTTATCAATGGGTTGTGTAATAATGGAAGGATGCATGAAGCAGAAGAGCTTCTTGGCTGCATGAAGGAATGGAGATGTTCTCCTGATATTATAACTTACAGAACAATAGTGAGCGGTTATTGTAAGACAGGTGATATGGATAGAGCTATTCGCGTTATGCATGAAATGGAAAGTTTAGGTTTTGCTCCTTCAATCGAATTGTTCAATTCTTTGATAACTGGACTCTTCATAGCCAAACAATGTGGAAAGGTGAATGATATACTCTTTGAGATGAGTAAAAGGGGACTTTCTCCTAACACAGTCACTTATGGAGCTCTGATAGCTGGATGGTGTAAAGAGGGAGATCTGCAAAAAGCCTATAACCTGTATCTTGAAATGGCCGGGAAAGGCCTGACTCCAAATCTTTTTATTTGTAGTTCTTTAGTGAGCTGGTTCTATAGAAAGGGGAAGGTTGATGAGGCAAATATGGTGCTGCAAAAACTTGTCGAAAGTGACATGATTCCAGATATCACTGCAACCAGACTTGAGACTGGGAAAATAGCAAATGTACTCGATACTGTTGCTGGTGGAAATCGTCATTCTGCAAAAATAATGTGGAACATTGTTATTTTTGGTTTATGCAAATTGGGAAGGATTGAAGATGCTAAAAACTTGTTTGCAGATTTAAAAAGCAAGGGATTTGTTGCTGATACTTTCACTTATTCTAGCCTCATCCATGGTTGTTCCACTTCAGGATTTTTTGATGTAGCTTTTGATCTGAGAGATGAGATGTTAAGTGTTGGTCTTACTCCAAATATCATAACCTACAATTCTCTCATATATGGCCTTTGCAAGTCTGGGGAGTTATCAAGGGCAGTTAATCTTTTTAGGAAGTTGCAGTCAAAGGGTATATCCCCTAATGCTATCACCTACAATACACTAATTGATAAGTATTGCAAGGATGGTCACATAACTGAAGCCTTTAAGTTAAAACAAAGGATGATAGAGGATGGTATTAAGCCTACTGTGTTCACCTATTCTATACTGATTCATGGTCTTTGTACTCAAGGTTATATGGAAGAAGCAATcaagcttcttgaccaaatGATTGAGAATAATGTAGATCCAAATTATGTTACATATTGGACACTGATTCAAGGTTACATTAGATGCGGTAACATGAAAgagatttcaaaactttatgatgAGATGCATATCCGTGGACTTCTTCCCGCCTACGTGGCTGGAGATGTAAAGCAAGCATCTCCTGTTGAACGTAACCAAAATGGAAAAACATGTCATGTGAAGATGTACTGCTAG